In the Vitis vinifera cultivar Pinot Noir 40024 chromosome 2, ASM3070453v1 genome, one interval contains:
- the LOC100255700 gene encoding auxin-responsive protein SAUR36, giving the protein MRKTKGFRLGRKLVTVFRWVFRRNQSPRVIKSLDHRSCRSRAMTKICNWGRRLRMKAKGLCFPKSGYVRVGHEPCETKPMEVPKGHLAVYVGDSGDHTHRVLVPVLYFNHPLFGELLRNAEKVYGFNHPGGITIPCPITEFEKVKTRIDAGEHFRRYRSKQRH; this is encoded by the coding sequence ATGAGGAAAACGAAAGGGTTCAGGCTAGGAAGAAAGCTGGTCACGGTGTTCAGATGGGTTTTCAGGCGAAATCAAAGTCCGAGAGTTATCAAAAGTTTGGATCATCGGAGTTGTAGGAGTAGGGCCATGACCAAAATCTGCAACTGGGGTCGTCGTCTTCGGATGAAAGCTAAGGGGCTCTGTTTTCCCAAGTCGGGTTACGTTCGGGTGGGTCATGAGCCGTGCGAGACTAAACCGATGGAAGTACCCAAGGGCCACTTGGCTGTCTACGTCGGTGACTCCGGCGACCACACTCACCGTGTTCTAGTACCAGTGTTATACTTCAATCACCCACTGTTTGGGGAGTTGTTGAGAAACGCCGAGAAGGTTTACGGGTTCAACCATCCGGGCGGAATCACAATTCCCTGCCCTATAACAGAGTTCGAGAAGGTGAAAACAAGGATCGACGCCGGTGAGCATTTCCGGCGGTATAGATCAAAGCAACGGCATTGA
- the LOC100260773 gene encoding vacuolar-processing enzyme: MALHRSVCLLNSALLPLLLLLAEGTGGARALRLSRWDQKIWMPTDKVEAEEDGEERGTKWAVLVAGSYGYGNYRHQADVCHAYQLLKRGGLKDENIVVFMYDDIATHDFNPRPGVIINHPQGDDVYAGVPKDYTGEDVTAQNLFAVLLGDKSLLKGGSGKVVESKPNDRIFLYYSDHGGQGVLGMPNMPFLYAKDFIDVLKMKHASGSYKEMVLYVEACESGSIFEGLMPDDLNIYVTTASGPDEESWGTYCPGMEPAPPPEYITCLGDLFSVAWLEDSETHNLKKQTIEDQYQRVKVRTSNHNTYSVGSHVMVYGNESIKTELLYLYQGFDPATDKLPQNKFDLDIRMDVINQRDADLLFLWQRYKRSKADSEKKEILKQLTQTMQHRVHLDQSIELIGMLLLGPENGPPLLNAVRPRGLPVVDDWECLKSMVVVFETRCGSLTQYGMKHMRAFANICNNGISLTAMEEACRTACSSHTILDQWSPTIRGYSA, encoded by the exons ATGGCTCTGCATCGATCTGTTTGCCTCCTGAACTCAGCGCTGCTGCCGCTGTTGCTGTTACTAGCTGAAGGTACTGGGGGCGCTCGAGCTTTAAGGCTTAGCCGGTGGGATCAGAAGATATGGATGCCAACTGACAAGGTTGAAGCGGAAGAGGATGGTGAAGAAAGGGGCACGAAGTGGGCGGTTCTCGTGGCCGGTTCATATGGGTACGGAAATTACAGGCACCAG GCTGATGTGTGCCATGCTTATCAGTTGCTGAAAAGAGGAGGGCTGAAGGATGAGAACATAGTGGTGTTTATGTACGATGATATCGCCACTCATGATTTCAATCCCAGGCCCGGCGTAATAATCAATCATCCGCAAGGTGATGATGTGTATGCTGGTGTACCTAAG GATTACACTGGCGAGGATGTTACTGCACAGAATTTATTTGCAGTACTCCTTGGCGACAAGAGCTTATTGAAAGGTGGAAGTGGAAAGGTTGTAGAGAGCAAACCCAACGACAGAATCTTTCTATACTACTCGGATCATGGAGGCCAGGGAGTGCTGG GGATGCCAAATATGCCTTTTCTCTATGCAAAGGATTTTATCGACGTTTTAAAGATGAAGCATGCCTCTGGAAGCTACAAAGAAATG GTTCTATATGTAGAAGCATGTGAAAGTGGGAGTATTTTTGAAGGTCTGATGCCTGATGATTTAAACATTTATGTCACAACTGCATCCGGCCCGGATGAGGAGAGCTGGGGCACCTATTGTCCTGGTATGGAACCCGCACCACCTCCGGAGTACATAACTTGCTTAGGAGATTTGTTCAGTGTTGCCTGGTTGGAAGACAG TGAGACACACAACCTAAAGAAACAAACAATAGAGGACCAATACCAGAGG GTTAAGGTTCGGACTTCCAATCACAACACCTATAGCGTTGGATCACATGTTATGGTATATGGCAATGAAAGCATCAAGACAGAGCTGCTCTATCTGTACCAAGGTTTTGATCCGGCCACTGACAAACTCCCTCAAAACAAATTCGACCTTGATATCCGCATGGATGTAATTAACCAGAGAGACGCCGATCTTCTCTTCTTGTGGCAAAGG TACAAAAGATCAAAAGCTGATtcggaaaagaaagaaattctcAAGCAGCTTACGCAGACAATGCAGCATAGAGTTCACTTAGACCAGAGTATTGAACTGATTGGGATGCTTCTACTTGGACCAGAAAACGGTCCTCCTCTTCTCAATGCCGTAAGACCACGCGGTTTGCCGGTTGTTGATGACTGGGAATGCTTGAAATCGATG GTGGTGGTGTTTGAGACTCGCTGCGGATCACTGACTCAATATGGCATGAAACATATGAGGGCTTTCGCCAATATATGCAATAATGGAATCTCGCTAACTGCCATGGAGGAAGCTTGTAGAACTGCCTGCAGCAGCCATACCATTCTGGACCAATGGAGCCCTACAATCAGAGGTTATAGTGCTTGA